In the genome of Carnobacterium pleistocenium FTR1, one region contains:
- a CDS encoding GNAT family N-acetyltransferase: MNWIIRSSERNDYPQLMDIENHIWHLGNTPHVTTYETVADYQKHYSVGSQLVALAEDSQEIAGFLGFHSPTSLTAHQKGWLIDVGVHPSFQGKGVGTALLTAIKTLAANEGIHKLSLRVLSTNPAAIQLYQKNGFQLEGRLKDEFWIEGQFIDDLLMAYFLN; this comes from the coding sequence ATGAATTGGATCATTCGGTCAAGTGAACGAAACGATTACCCTCAATTGATGGACATTGAGAATCACATCTGGCATTTAGGGAATACGCCACATGTGACAACTTATGAAACGGTAGCGGATTATCAAAAACATTATTCAGTCGGTTCCCAACTAGTCGCTTTAGCAGAGGATAGCCAAGAAATCGCAGGATTTTTAGGATTTCATTCACCCACTAGTTTGACAGCTCACCAAAAGGGCTGGTTAATAGATGTGGGGGTTCATCCATCGTTTCAAGGCAAAGGTGTAGGAACAGCTTTACTAACGGCTATCAAGACTTTAGCGGCTAATGAAGGCATCCATAAATTAAGCTTGCGTGTATTATCCACGAACCCGGCAGCGATCCAGCTGTACCAAAAAAACGGTTTTCAATTAGAAGGCCGCTTGAAAGATGAATTTTGGATCGAAGGCCAGTTTATTGATGATCTATTAATGGCTTACTTTTTAAATTAG
- the rplM gene encoding 50S ribosomal protein L13 yields the protein MRTTYMAKPNEVERKWYVVDATDIPMGRMSSVVAAILRGKNKPTYTPNVDTGDFVIVINADKTKLTGKKATNKIYYRNIDGNPGGLKQISAGALRTKDSRKLIELSVKGMLPKNTLGRAQGMKLHVYGGAEHEHQAQLPEVLDITNLI from the coding sequence GTGCGTACAACTTATATGGCAAAACCAAATGAAGTAGAACGTAAATGGTATGTGGTAGACGCAACTGATATCCCAATGGGACGTATGTCAAGTGTTGTCGCAGCTATTTTACGTGGTAAAAATAAACCAACTTACACACCAAATGTTGATACAGGGGATTTCGTAATTGTAATCAACGCTGACAAAACGAAATTAACTGGTAAAAAAGCAACTAACAAAATCTATTACCGTAACATCGATGGTAATCCAGGTGGATTGAAACAAATCTCTGCTGGTGCATTACGTACTAAAGATTCTCGTAAATTAATCGAATTGTCTGTCAAAGGTATGCTTCCTAAAAACACTTTAGGTCGCGCTCAAGGCATGAAATTACATGTTTACGGTGGAGCAGAACACGAACACCAAGCGCAATTACCTGAAGTATTAGACATCACAAACTTAATTTAA
- the rpsI gene encoding 30S ribosomal protein S9 → MAQAQYIATGRRKNSTARVRLLPGTGKIIMNKKDITDYIPFPYLHEVVKQPLALTETLGSYDVHVNVNGGGFTGQSGAARHGIARALLQVDPDFRTALKAAGLLTRDPRMVERKKPGLKKARKASQFSKR, encoded by the coding sequence ATGGCACAAGCACAATATATCGCAACAGGAAGACGTAAAAATTCAACTGCCCGTGTACGTTTGTTACCAGGTACTGGAAAAATTATCATGAACAAAAAAGATATCACTGATTACATCCCATTCCCATATTTACACGAAGTTGTTAAACAACCTTTAGCTCTTACAGAAACTTTAGGTAGCTACGACGTTCATGTAAACGTAAATGGTGGTGGATTCACTGGACAATCAGGAGCAGCCCGTCATGGGATCGCTCGTGCGTTACTACAAGTTGATCCAGACTTCCGTACTGCTTTAAAAGCAGCAGGTCTGTTAACTCGTGACCCACGTATGGTTGAACGTAAAAAACCAGGTCTTAAAAAAGCTCGTAAAGCTTCACAATTCTCAAAACGTTAA
- a CDS encoding FtsK/SpoIIIE domain-containing protein: MIRKVLVRLSKLWLPQNEYISLMDNIPDYNARFKALRVSINFAFVILLIFSFAVNNAILMLLFWGTLIYLFIKSFRLTKNFKKIIAEKNKYRFAIYDFLLDNHLYAEENGKFVSSVVFSCEEKEETLIIAAHKKANVLDKKLDKLDVELEAFVGLPIEEKINRPTVVEYHFALQKPERLIMEPSIEKHTDKIEIDLGYGVIYNPKDTPHILLAGGTGSGKSVFISFLILEFLKQNSTVYIIDPKNSDLSALSHYMGEEKVATTPNNIDRIVLLAVNEMMERYNYMNENFKYGSNFADHNYKPIWVVFDEMGAFQASGTDKVSKALTNKVMDGIKQIILLGRAAGVFILIAAQQMSANTLSSDLRDNLGLRIALGSNSSEGYRMIFGGNTPESPPPIEVKGSGLLFQQGSGKESAQYYESPFIDMQNFDFIEELQRYC; encoded by the coding sequence ATGATAAGAAAAGTTCTGGTACGGTTATCCAAGTTATGGTTGCCACAAAATGAATACATTTCATTGATGGATAATATTCCCGATTACAACGCTAGATTTAAAGCACTAAGAGTTTCTATTAATTTTGCATTTGTGATTTTACTAATTTTTTCATTTGCAGTAAATAACGCTATTTTAATGTTGTTATTCTGGGGAACCTTAATATATTTGTTTATTAAATCCTTTAGATTGACAAAGAACTTTAAAAAAATTATTGCTGAAAAGAACAAATACAGGTTTGCTATATACGACTTCCTTTTAGATAATCACTTATACGCTGAGGAAAACGGAAAATTTGTTTCTTCTGTAGTTTTCTCGTGTGAGGAAAAAGAAGAAACGTTAATCATTGCAGCTCATAAAAAAGCCAATGTGTTGGATAAGAAATTAGACAAGCTTGATGTAGAACTTGAAGCTTTTGTAGGATTACCAATTGAAGAAAAAATTAACCGTCCTACAGTAGTCGAATATCATTTTGCGCTTCAAAAACCTGAACGTTTAATCATGGAGCCTAGTATAGAAAAACATACAGATAAAATAGAAATAGATCTTGGATATGGCGTAATTTATAATCCAAAAGACACGCCCCACATACTTTTAGCAGGAGGAACAGGAAGTGGGAAAAGCGTTTTCATTAGCTTTTTAATCCTTGAATTCCTAAAACAAAATTCGACCGTATATATTATAGATCCCAAGAATAGTGACTTGAGTGCGTTAAGTCATTATATGGGAGAGGAAAAAGTTGCAACTACACCGAATAATATTGATAGAATTGTTCTTCTTGCGGTTAACGAGATGATGGAACGCTATAATTATATGAATGAAAATTTTAAGTATGGTAGCAACTTTGCAGACCATAACTATAAGCCTATTTGGGTCGTGTTTGATGAAATGGGAGCTTTTCAAGCTAGTGGAACAGACAAGGTTTCTAAAGCGCTTACGAACAAAGTTATGGACGGAATAAAACAAATTATTTTACTTGGCAGAGCCGCAGGGGTCTTTATTCTAATCGCAGCTCAGCAAATGTCAGCCAATACTCTAAGCTCAGACCTAAGGGATAATTTAGGGCTTAGGATAGCTCTTGGATCAAATAGTAGTGAAGGTTATCGCATGATATTTGGGGGGAATACACCAGAATCTCCCCCACCTATAGAAGTGAAAGGTTCGGGCTTACTCTTCCAACAGGGAAGTGGCAAAGAGTCTGCACAGTACTATGAATCGCCATTCATTGACATGCAGAACTTTGATTTTATTGAAGAACTACAAAGATATTGTTAA
- a CDS encoding replication initiation factor domain-containing protein — protein MTSSEFVTGKIDWIKIRLQVEPEMIIEELLGLDINDCSFADGNLIYYNYNSYYAYGLIHVYTYKEATYIADCVLQMSGEACTQFLIMLENRSSSWSEFFKLIFTKYEHTEILRLDVALDDKNKKPYFLIKQLIYKAKNSLYWSNGREYTIHESKYKLTTGKTLNVGARTSNMMIRIYDKAIEQAKSSGTDISDYGSWNRVELELKKEPANDMARLIAHEDESLENIIRGVLREELRFYTDETKINVPKFWDRFLLKVPPIKLNRKYKVTTMESTAKWLEEQGPLAAYQAMEFLTKNGALGDLNDITGKYLEYSRGLAERMIAHLVGIGREDLIPDVQARTKKETREGN, from the coding sequence ATGACGAGTTCTGAATTTGTCACAGGCAAAATAGACTGGATTAAAATTCGTCTGCAGGTTGAACCCGAAATGATTATTGAAGAGTTATTAGGCTTAGATATAAACGATTGTAGTTTTGCAGATGGAAATCTCATCTACTATAACTATAATAGCTATTATGCATATGGCTTGATACATGTCTACACATACAAGGAAGCTACTTATATTGCTGATTGTGTTCTCCAAATGAGTGGTGAAGCATGCACCCAATTTTTGATAATGTTAGAAAATCGATCTTCTTCATGGAGCGAGTTTTTCAAACTAATTTTTACCAAGTATGAGCATACCGAAATATTGCGATTAGACGTAGCTTTAGATGATAAAAATAAGAAACCTTATTTCTTAATCAAGCAATTAATTTATAAGGCAAAAAACTCTCTTTATTGGTCAAATGGTAGAGAGTATACAATACATGAATCTAAGTACAAATTAACTACAGGAAAAACCTTAAATGTGGGTGCAAGAACAAGTAATATGATGATAAGAATTTATGATAAAGCGATAGAACAAGCTAAAAGTAGCGGGACAGATATATCCGATTACGGTAGCTGGAATCGAGTGGAACTTGAATTAAAGAAAGAGCCGGCTAATGATATGGCTAGGCTAATAGCGCATGAAGATGAATCTCTTGAAAATATTATTAGAGGTGTTCTGAGAGAGGAACTTCGATTCTACACTGATGAAACTAAAATCAATGTTCCTAAATTTTGGGATAGATTTTTGTTAAAAGTACCTCCGATAAAATTAAATAGGAAATATAAAGTAACAACTATGGAGAGTACTGCAAAGTGGTTAGAAGAGCAAGGACCTCTTGCAGCCTATCAAGCAATGGAATTTTTAACTAAAAATGGAGCTCTAGGCGATTTAAATGATATCACTGGTAAATACCTAGAATATTCAAGAGGATTGGCAGAACGAATGATAGCGCACTTAGTAGGCATTGGACGTGAAGACTTAATACCTGATGTTCAGGCAAGAACAAAAAAAGAGACGAGAGAAGGAAATTAA
- a CDS encoding helix-turn-helix transcriptional regulator, with protein MNELKIVLADNQLNNLRSAVYDSLIKEIQRARQDAGLERRYLNKKDICDYLHVANNTLDKWIEMGLPRISIGGSVRYDKFAIDDWMQSSVETA; from the coding sequence ATGAATGAATTGAAAATCGTTTTAGCAGATAACCAATTAAATAATTTGCGTAGTGCTGTGTATGATTCATTAATTAAGGAAATTCAAAGAGCTCGACAAGATGCAGGCTTGGAAAGACGTTACTTAAATAAAAAAGATATTTGCGACTATCTTCATGTAGCAAACAACACTTTAGATAAGTGGATTGAAATGGGACTTCCTAGAATAAGCATTGGTGGATCAGTTCGTTACGATAAATTTGCAATAGATGATTGGATGCAGAGTTCAGTTGAGACTGCTTAA
- a CDS encoding tyrosine-type recombinase/integrase, translated as MAITKTKNGTFRLEIYYPKEVQQITGVKERYKKTFSTFDEATREEKKIKKQIEQVLYEKNSRALEIKGNIKFEVFYKDIWWEMYISGSSGRIRQAPSNATIKNTKDIFRLHIIPIFGDYSIKHLNDNKEIVLRELTKLSQSYANIKVVKSYVNQMFEIAELLDYIEYNRVQKVIQYVSAPKKQKLKEKRELEGESLTAPELIQWIDTANEEYKNGTMIMQDYVLFMLTLNLGDRKSESYALQWKNIILDTGYVLLVQNLSKTKELKSTKGKKNTKIAIPQFLIELLKEWKEYQKEELKKIEVRQTGEQFLFTYTNAKGEMNLPVHIDYLNYRLNSIRRRHPELVKTNPHKLRHTYSTLAREGGATMAEISESLTHSDTKITEAYVNTPNIVNLSTYEKFEGRLNEERLKNKGNV; from the coding sequence GTGGCAATTACAAAAACTAAAAACGGCACTTTTCGATTAGAAATATATTATCCAAAGGAAGTACAGCAGATAACCGGAGTAAAGGAACGATATAAGAAAACATTCTCGACATTTGATGAAGCCACTAGAGAAGAAAAAAAAATAAAAAAACAAATAGAGCAAGTACTGTATGAAAAAAATTCTAGAGCGTTAGAAATAAAAGGAAATATAAAGTTTGAGGTTTTTTACAAAGATATTTGGTGGGAAATGTATATTTCTGGTTCTTCTGGTAGAATAAGACAAGCTCCAAGTAATGCTACTATAAAGAATACTAAAGATATTTTTAGACTGCATATCATTCCAATATTCGGAGATTATTCAATAAAGCATTTAAATGATAATAAGGAAATTGTATTGCGTGAATTAACTAAATTATCTCAATCGTATGCTAATATCAAAGTAGTAAAAAGTTACGTTAATCAAATGTTTGAGATAGCCGAGCTATTGGACTATATTGAATACAATAGAGTTCAAAAAGTTATTCAATATGTTTCAGCGCCTAAAAAACAGAAACTAAAAGAAAAAAGAGAATTAGAAGGGGAGTCACTAACTGCCCCAGAGTTGATACAGTGGATTGATACAGCGAATGAAGAATACAAAAATGGAACGATGATTATGCAAGATTATGTTTTGTTTATGTTAACTCTGAATTTAGGAGATAGAAAAAGTGAAAGTTATGCTTTGCAATGGAAAAATATTATCTTAGATACTGGATATGTATTACTAGTGCAAAATTTATCAAAAACAAAAGAATTAAAGTCAACTAAAGGGAAAAAAAATACTAAGATTGCTATACCTCAATTTTTAATTGAATTACTTAAAGAGTGGAAAGAGTACCAAAAAGAAGAACTTAAGAAAATTGAGGTAAGGCAAACAGGAGAACAATTTTTATTTACGTATACTAACGCTAAAGGAGAAATGAATTTACCAGTTCATATTGATTATTTGAATTATAGGCTAAATTCAATACGTAGAAGGCACCCAGAGCTAGTTAAAACAAATCCTCATAAGTTGAGGCATACGTACTCTACATTAGCTCGTGAAGGTGGTGCAACGATGGCAGAAATATCAGAGTCATTGACTCATTCTGATACCAAAATTACAGAGGCATATGTAAATACTCCAAATATCGTAAATTTGTCAACCTATGAAAAATTTGAAGGTCGGTTAAATGAAGAACGATTAAAAAATAAAGGAAATGTGTAG
- a CDS encoding DUF3006 domain-containing protein, with translation MKKGIIDRFEGNLAVIEFDSDMRDIPKKKLPEGSEVGDLLIFDGDSITIDKAGTDKLRTEIEDLMKELFEEE, from the coding sequence ATGAAAAAAGGTATTATTGATCGTTTCGAAGGTAACCTAGCAGTAATAGAGTTTGATTCTGATATGCGTGATATCCCCAAAAAAAAGTTACCTGAAGGTAGTGAAGTTGGTGACTTACTTATTTTCGATGGTGATTCAATTACTATTGATAAGGCTGGTACAGATAAATTAAGAACAGAAATTGAAGATCTTATGAAAGAATTATTCGAAGAAGAATAG
- a CDS encoding ComEC/Rec2 family competence protein gives MKKIRVITLILLFALFFTGIKDVEAASSVQVHFLNIGQGDATLIQTPNENILIDGGGKGKGPEVVKYLKKYKVSTLTAVVSTHPDADHVGGLAYVIKNMKVNKVYAPNVSHTTQAYKDFLLSVKNKKLKITVAKQGVEIPTIAKDITLKFLAPVKTYAKSDLNNWSAVLHLKHNKKAFLFMGDSEAKSETDMLAKKLISKVDVLKVGHHGSKDSTTANLLNKAKPTYSVISVGKNSYGHPTSTALNRLKAVKSTVYRTDKFGNIIFTSNGSKITVKTVK, from the coding sequence ATGAAAAAAATAAGAGTCATTACTCTTATTCTATTATTTGCTTTATTTTTTACTGGAATTAAAGATGTTGAGGCTGCAAGTTCGGTTCAGGTTCATTTTTTAAATATTGGTCAAGGTGATGCTACCCTGATTCAAACACCTAATGAAAATATATTGATCGACGGTGGAGGCAAAGGTAAAGGTCCCGAAGTTGTTAAATACTTAAAGAAATATAAAGTTTCTACTTTAACTGCGGTTGTATCCACTCATCCGGATGCTGATCACGTCGGTGGATTAGCTTATGTCATTAAAAATATGAAAGTGAATAAAGTTTATGCACCTAATGTAAGTCATACTACTCAAGCATATAAAGATTTTCTTTTATCAGTAAAGAATAAGAAATTAAAAATTACGGTTGCTAAACAAGGAGTTGAAATCCCTACAATAGCCAAAGATATTACGTTGAAATTTCTTGCTCCAGTAAAAACATATGCTAAAAGTGATTTGAATAACTGGAGTGCTGTTTTACATCTTAAACATAATAAAAAAGCATTCTTATTTATGGGTGATTCCGAAGCAAAATCAGAAACCGATATGCTAGCAAAAAAATTAATTTCTAAAGTTGACGTTTTAAAAGTTGGTCATCATGGATCTAAAGATTCAACAACTGCAAACTTATTAAATAAAGCAAAACCTACATATTCTGTCATTTCTGTAGGTAAAAATAGTTATGGACATCCTACTTCAACTGCTTTAAATCGATTAAAGGCTGTAAAATCAACTGTCTATCGAACAGATAAATTTGGTAATATTATATTTACATCTAATGGCTCAAAAATTACGGTAAAGACGGTGAAATAA
- a CDS encoding P-loop NTPase family protein: MFKKYKLENETNKLVKFFSRGMKQKVNLSIIEIVNSDFIILDEPTLGLDIFSIIFFKETLLNLKKEGKTILITSHNTKFCEDLADNIYLIFNKNIKRLDYINGCSLEQLFITEIGRIEYEY, encoded by the coding sequence ATGTTTAAAAAATATAAACTTGAAAATGAAACGAACAAATTAGTAAAGTTTTTTTCAAGAGGGATGAAACAAAAAGTAAATTTGAGTATTATTGAAATTGTAAATTCTGATTTTATTATCTTAGACGAACCAACACTTGGATTAGATATATTTTCAATAATTTTTTTTAAAGAAACATTGTTAAATTTAAAAAAAGAAGGTAAGACTATTCTTATAACTAGTCATAATACAAAATTTTGTGAGGATTTAGCAGATAATATATATTTAATATTTAATAAGAATATTAAACGATTAGATTATATTAATGGTTGTAGTTTAGAACAATTATTCATTACAGAGATTGGGAGGATAGAATATGAATATTGA
- a CDS encoding tyrosine-type recombinase/integrase produces MSYNVQPLRTQQEINDFLFCLRRNKNADRDVFLFLIGINSGLRMSDIVKLKKQDLISSKNPRIVEKKTGKTRILYLSSLQDLIQDYTKDLEPQDYLFPSTKGGHVEVNTVYQMFQKVAKLLGRDDIGTHTLRKTFGYHYYKKTKDVATLMEIFGHSSEKITKRYIGINEDEISETLLNFRLGF; encoded by the coding sequence ATGAGTTACAACGTCCAACCATTAAGGACTCAGCAAGAAATAAACGACTTTTTATTTTGTTTAAGAAGAAATAAAAACGCGGATCGGGATGTTTTTCTGTTTTTGATTGGCATTAATAGCGGTTTACGTATGTCAGATATTGTAAAATTAAAGAAACAAGACCTGATTTCCTCCAAAAACCCCCGAATCGTCGAGAAAAAAACAGGCAAAACCCGTATTTTATATTTGAGTAGTCTGCAGGACTTGATCCAAGACTATACAAAAGACCTAGAACCCCAGGATTATTTGTTTCCCAGCACCAAAGGTGGTCATGTAGAAGTGAATACGGTCTATCAAATGTTTCAAAAGGTCGCGAAGCTGTTAGGAAGAGACGATATCGGCACGCACACGCTGCGTAAGACATTCGGCTACCACTATTACAAGAAAACCAAAGACGTGGCCACACTGATGGAAATATTCGGTCACAGCAGCGAAAAAATTACGAAGCGTTATATTGGTATCAATGAAGATGAAATCAGCGAGACACTGTTGAATTTCAGGTTAGGTTTCTAA
- a CDS encoding AlbA family DNA-binding domain-containing protein, whose translation MYELINREVVIKLINSPEDDRHDFKQEWYKEGQKSEMVRDIFSFVNTVHNESCYLILGVTDQQTIIGVEEDFNRMNQQNMIDFISHLPIANDAIPKIYVQSIELEGHEIDIIVIPNTNDVPVYLSSKYPRKGQGKPLTPGQIFSRIGDVNTPVNETTNFYQVQYLWRKQFHLNVPIQEQYKYVLKDITNWSYIEQEENMGFVYNLNPDFFISMEDDDQNRNEVEALSIDQIKVRMGWNYLKLKYRNLTIISILIVSLDEARHHTVVPNYRFIKNSSGNQRPLSYYGMLEDTFEYLVDYMINTAPNSFTSYDNYSSEHAKKNIVIYQSEKEETIVQNKIIKDYPELSKLIEPTSEEIELFSRKVRSEINIKTEYDKENIQYILRQRNLAQLINNDIINQK comes from the coding sequence ATGTATGAATTAATTAATCGAGAGGTGGTTATTAAATTAATTAATTCACCTGAAGATGACCGGCATGATTTTAAACAAGAATGGTATAAAGAGGGACAAAAATCTGAAATGGTGAGAGATATTTTCAGTTTTGTAAATACAGTACATAATGAATCATGTTATCTAATATTAGGAGTAACTGATCAGCAAACAATTATTGGAGTAGAAGAAGATTTTAATCGAATGAATCAACAAAATATGATTGATTTTATCAGCCACTTGCCTATTGCGAATGATGCTATTCCTAAAATTTATGTTCAAAGTATAGAATTAGAAGGACATGAGATTGACATTATAGTGATTCCGAACACAAATGACGTTCCTGTTTATTTGTCTTCAAAATATCCTCGAAAAGGGCAAGGTAAGCCTCTTACTCCAGGACAGATTTTTTCTCGGATAGGAGATGTAAATACCCCAGTTAATGAAACTACAAACTTTTATCAAGTTCAATATTTATGGCGAAAACAATTTCATTTGAATGTTCCTATCCAGGAGCAATATAAATATGTGCTAAAGGATATAACTAATTGGTCTTATATAGAACAAGAAGAAAATATGGGTTTTGTATATAATTTAAATCCAGATTTTTTTATTTCGATGGAGGATGATGATCAAAATCGAAATGAGGTAGAAGCATTAAGTATTGATCAAATTAAAGTAAGAATGGGATGGAATTACTTAAAATTAAAATATAGAAATCTAACGATTATTTCTATATTGATAGTATCTCTTGATGAAGCTAGACACCATACTGTTGTTCCCAATTATAGGTTTATTAAAAATAGCAGTGGTAACCAACGTCCTTTATCATATTACGGAATGTTAGAAGATACATTTGAATACTTAGTTGACTATATGATTAACACTGCTCCGAATTCTTTTACTAGTTATGACAATTACTCAAGTGAACATGCTAAAAAAAACATAGTGATTTATCAAAGTGAGAAAGAAGAAACAATAGTACAAAATAAAATAATAAAAGACTATCCAGAATTATCAAAATTAATAGAACCAACTTCAGAAGAAATAGAGTTATTTTCTCGAAAAGTAAGATCTGAAATTAATATAAAAACAGAATATGATAAAGAAAACATCCAATATATTCTTCGTCAAAGAAATTTAGCTCAGTTAATCAATAATGATATAATCAATCAAAAATGA
- a CDS encoding MAE_28990/MAE_18760 family HEPN-like nuclease, which translates to MDKIDIISQIEEELTWRFEELVFFKNQLSLIEKEEEQNRYRKSLVVMLYSYYEGFCKSAFQIYIQTINLEQVTRADVNLSIRTSSLHEVFLAVGNDSKRDSRFKKELPEDSKLHKYSRQATFVNEFTNFLTETVNIPESIVDTESNLKAVVLKKILYRLGFPFEELDISENTINKLLGYRNAISHGSRKRGITEPDYEGLESNVKELMNNIRKIINEAIRCDSYLETTR; encoded by the coding sequence ATGGACAAAATTGATATTATTAGTCAAATAGAGGAGGAACTCACCTGGAGATTTGAGGAGCTAGTTTTTTTCAAAAATCAGCTTTCACTAATAGAAAAAGAAGAAGAACAAAATAGATATAGAAAATCATTAGTAGTAATGCTCTACTCTTATTATGAAGGATTCTGTAAATCTGCTTTCCAGATATATATCCAGACTATTAATTTAGAACAAGTAACTAGAGCTGATGTCAATTTATCTATTAGAACATCTTCACTTCATGAAGTTTTTTTAGCTGTTGGAAATGATTCAAAAAGAGACTCTAGATTCAAAAAGGAATTACCTGAAGACAGTAAATTACACAAATATTCACGTCAAGCAACTTTTGTTAATGAGTTTACTAATTTTTTAACTGAAACTGTAAATATACCCGAAAGTATTGTAGATACTGAATCAAACTTAAAGGCTGTTGTATTGAAAAAAATTTTATATCGCTTAGGATTTCCTTTTGAAGAACTAGATATTTCAGAAAACACTATTAATAAGCTTCTTGGCTATAGAAATGCAATTTCTCATGGATCAAGAAAGCGGGGAATAACTGAACCTGATTACGAAGGGTTAGAATCTAATGTTAAAGAACTAATGAATAATATTCGTAAAATAATAAATGAGGCAATTCGTTGCGACTCTTACTTAGAGACCACAAGATAA
- a CDS encoding DUF262 domain-containing protein encodes MTIEGIDLIKKVEENINSIRTRSLDLSFNELLDMHSNGELIIQPEFQRLFRWSVGKQSRFIESLLLELPIPPIFVIELEEGIYELIDGLQRISSYLNFRGKLEEGTQLTLVDCDIVEDLNGLTYDTLPKPLEIKLKRNFIRVEILRKESDSRLRYYMFKRLNTGGEVLSDQELRNSTIRLLDSEFNEFLITLSNNESFKETIKNISLTKLNSKYNEELALRFLSLKNNIGNYLHDVSDFLTEYMEYATTELLEKNYDISKEREIFNKTFRILNKTMGNQVFGRLSANGNATSGFSVYNFESFSLGIQSSLDLINDENDDEINNLKILFMEIKADEEFRRLTTGGGKNAINPLNDRIGFVESKVKKLYGQN; translated from the coding sequence ATGACAATTGAAGGAATAGATTTAATTAAGAAGGTTGAGGAAAATATTAATTCTATACGAACAAGATCTCTAGATCTTTCTTTTAACGAATTACTAGATATGCATTCTAATGGAGAATTAATTATTCAACCAGAATTTCAAAGACTTTTTAGATGGTCAGTGGGGAAACAATCTCGCTTTATTGAGTCTCTTTTGTTAGAGCTACCTATCCCACCAATATTTGTTATTGAATTGGAGGAAGGAATCTATGAGTTAATAGACGGATTACAGCGTATATCATCATACCTTAACTTTCGTGGTAAATTAGAAGAGGGTACACAGTTAACTTTGGTTGATTGTGATATTGTTGAAGACTTAAATGGATTAACATATGATACACTGCCTAAGCCTTTAGAAATAAAATTAAAAAGAAATTTTATTCGGGTAGAAATTTTGAGAAAAGAAAGTGATTCTCGTTTAAGATATTATATGTTTAAAAGACTCAATACTGGTGGAGAAGTTTTAAGTGATCAAGAGTTAAGAAATAGTACAATTAGATTATTAGATTCTGAATTTAATGAATTTTTAATTACCTTAAGTAATAACGAATCTTTTAAAGAGACCATCAAAAATATAAGCCTTACAAAATTAAACAGTAAATACAATGAGGAATTAGCTTTAAGATTTTTATCATTAAAAAATAACATTGGTAACTATCTTCATGACGTAAGTGATTTTTTAACTGAATACATGGAATACGCAACTACAGAATTACTAGAAAAGAATTACGATATCAGTAAAGAAAGAGAAATATTCAATAAAACATTTAGAATTCTTAATAAAACTATGGGTAATCAAGTTTTTGGAAGACTCTCTGCAAATGGTAATGCTACTAGTGGATTTTCAGTGTATAATTTTGAGTCATTCTCACTTGGAATACAATCGTCACTTGACTTAATTAATGATGAAAATGACGATGAAATAAATAATCTAAAAATACTATTTATGGAAATTAAAGCTGACGAAGAGTTTCGACGATTAACAACAGGTGGAGGTAAAAATGCTATTAATCCTTTAAATGATAGGATTGGTTTCGTAGAATCAAAGGTAAAAAAATTATATGGACAAAATTGA